Genomic segment of Gemmatimonadota bacterium:
ACGATGCCCGCCGTGCCCGGAGGCAACAGACCGATGAGTTGACGGACGTAGGCCGGCTGCATGTCAGGGGGCATGGCTACCAGGGCGGCACGGTCGTAGAACGCGTCGGCCGCACCAATGTCCGCAACGGTCGACTCGAAGAAATCACCTTGCAGGAGGCGGTAAGCCCCGGCGCTCATGCTGAGCAGCTGTCCCGTTTCTTCGATGCGCGGCTCAAGCCCCTGCCCGTTGAAAAACGCTTCGCAAGCCAGCGCGCTCACCTCAATGCCGATTACCGCGTGCCCCTGCTCCGCCAGCCAGCACATGTCTAGCGACTTGCCGCACAAGGGAACCAGGACGCTGCCCCCTGCCGGCACACGCACCGTCGGCCAGTGCGCCTGCAAGGCCTCGTTGGTGGTTTCCTGGTGGAATCCGATCTCGTTCAGCTTCCACTTGTTGAGCCAGAATTCCGCTTTCATAACGCTCGTAAAGCCATTCTGCTAGGTCGGTCTGTAGCAAGCCGTATGGCG
This window contains:
- a CDS encoding thiopurine S-methyltransferase encodes the protein MKAEFWLNKWKLNEIGFHQETTNEALQAHWPTVRVPAGGSVLVPLCGKSLDMCWLAEQGHAVIGIEVSALACEAFFNGQGLEPRIEETGQLLSMSAGAYRLLQGDFFESTVADIGAADAFYDRAALVAMPPDMQPAYVRQLIGLLPPGTAGIVNCVEYPSDAMEGPPFSIDEARLRHLLEPYCRVERCASREVETLGSGLKERGLAGLTETVYRVRVNP